Proteins encoded together in one uncultured Desulfosarcina sp. window:
- a CDS encoding mechanosensitive ion channel family protein, with protein MNPELSRMQQFGDTLAQHGREMVIALAVLILGLLVARWIDKGLRNLLQRIMPKTVYATVACNVVYILLVTSVVALAAVEFGAKPTNIFRLLTIIALIAVGLILFLRPLLPSMPFKVGNTVKAGTLLGKVEAITFINTRLRTFDGKTFFVPNSQILNDVVINYHFTQTRRVKVDVSICYDQDLLKAKRVLEAVMTEDARVKTKPGPMVYVLNLAASAVELGGRCWVDNKDYWVARCELLEKTKLRFDQEGIRFAFPQLDLHLNPREAMEEQGICSAAVSDQEAGPQAEPDETIA; from the coding sequence ATGAACCCTGAGCTGTCCCGGATGCAGCAGTTTGGCGATACGCTTGCTCAGCACGGCAGGGAGATGGTCATTGCCCTGGCCGTCCTGATCCTGGGCCTGCTGGTGGCCCGCTGGATCGACAAGGGGCTGCGCAACTTATTGCAACGGATCATGCCGAAAACAGTATATGCCACCGTGGCCTGCAATGTCGTATATATTTTGCTGGTTACCAGCGTCGTTGCCCTTGCGGCGGTGGAATTTGGGGCCAAGCCGACCAACATATTCAGATTGCTAACGATTATCGCCCTGATTGCTGTCGGTCTGATTCTTTTCCTGCGTCCTCTTCTTCCCTCCATGCCATTCAAGGTCGGCAATACCGTCAAAGCCGGCACCCTGTTGGGCAAGGTGGAGGCCATCACGTTTATCAACACCCGCCTGAGAACTTTCGACGGAAAAACGTTTTTCGTTCCCAACAGCCAGATCCTCAACGATGTCGTGATTAACTATCACTTCACCCAGACGCGCCGGGTGAAGGTTGACGTGAGTATTTGTTACGACCAGGATCTGCTCAAAGCCAAACGGGTTTTAGAAGCGGTGATGACCGAAGATGCCCGGGTGAAGACGAAACCCGGGCCCATGGTCTATGTCCTCAACCTGGCTGCAAGTGCGGTGGAGTTGGGCGGCCGCTGCTGGGTTGACAACAAGGACTACTGGGTGGCGCGCTGCGAGTTATTGGAGAAGACCAAATTGCGGTTCGACCAGGAAGGAATTCGTTTCGCATTCCCGCAATTGGACTTGCACCTCAATCCTCGCGAAGCGATGGAAGAGCAGGGCATTTGCAGCGCTGCGGTGTCGGACCAGGAGGCCGGCCCCCAAGCGGAACCAGACGAAACGATTGCGTGA
- a CDS encoding iron ABC transporter substrate-binding protein: MGRTVAIPDKVEKVICSGPGCLRLLTYLQAQDRIVGVDDMETRRSRFDARPYALAHPEFKQYPEFGSFRGHDNPEQILVLDPQPQVIFKTYATMGHDPIELFQKTGIPVIVLNYGDLGANRDQLFQAVRIMGQALGEEKRAQAVVSFFESTISDLHSRTRDIPEKDRPSCYVGGIASKGPHGYQSTEPGYPPLAFIHAKNMAYDTGLKGKALLHSNVSKEKIVEWDPEFLFLDLSTLQMGDKAGGLYELKTDPAYASLTAVKQGKVYGVLPYNWYTRNFGSILANAYYLGKLLYPEHFKDIDPKAKADEIYTFLIGKGVFEIMNQSFGGLVFQPVPVQ, encoded by the coding sequence ATGGGGCGGACAGTTGCCATCCCCGACAAGGTGGAAAAAGTCATCTGTTCCGGACCGGGTTGCCTGAGACTGCTCACCTATCTTCAGGCCCAGGATCGCATTGTCGGCGTGGATGACATGGAAACCCGGCGCTCCCGTTTCGATGCCCGCCCCTATGCCCTGGCGCATCCTGAATTCAAGCAATACCCCGAATTCGGCAGTTTTCGCGGCCACGACAACCCCGAGCAGATCCTGGTTCTCGATCCTCAACCCCAGGTTATCTTTAAAACATACGCCACCATGGGCCATGATCCCATCGAGCTTTTCCAAAAAACCGGGATCCCCGTTATTGTGCTCAATTATGGGGATCTGGGTGCGAACAGGGATCAGTTGTTCCAGGCCGTTCGCATCATGGGGCAGGCTTTGGGAGAGGAGAAGAGAGCACAGGCGGTTGTCTCCTTTTTTGAGTCGACGATTTCGGATCTGCACAGCAGAACCAGGGACATCCCTGAAAAAGACAGGCCCTCGTGCTATGTGGGCGGCATCGCTTCCAAGGGTCCCCACGGGTACCAGTCCACGGAACCCGGATACCCCCCCCTGGCTTTCATTCATGCCAAAAACATGGCCTACGATACGGGCCTGAAAGGCAAAGCGCTGCTGCACAGCAATGTGTCCAAGGAGAAAATCGTGGAATGGGACCCGGAATTTCTGTTTCTGGACCTGTCCACCTTGCAAATGGGCGATAAGGCCGGCGGCCTATACGAGTTGAAAACCGACCCTGCATATGCATCCCTGACAGCCGTGAAGCAGGGCAAGGTGTATGGCGTGCTGCCTTATAACTGGTACACCCGGAACTTCGGCTCCATTCTGGCCAATGCCTATTATTTGGGCAAACTGCTGTATCCCGAGCATTTTAAGGACATTGATCCCAAAGCCAAAGCGGACGAAATTTATACTTTCCTGATCGGAAAAGGCGTCTTTGAAATCATGAATCAAAGTTTCGGCGGGCTGGTCTTCCAGCCGGTGCCTGTACAATAA
- a CDS encoding iron ABC transporter permease encodes MHLMHGTRHEAYSRYVGRKAAMLMLAGVLLALVSLVSISKGAANLPIQEVAKVLLGYDVAKRYELIVWNIRLPQVLAAIVAGAGLSLSGAVMQSVLRNPLGSPFTLGISHAAAFGAAFAVMILGSGTMASSQVGAITISNPYVTTGMAFIFSMAASGLIVGISRMRGATPEIMVLCGVALGALFTAGTMFLQFFADDVQLAAMVFWTFGDVGRASWSELGVLSVITLTASAYFLINSWNYNAVDAGDETAQGLGVRVQRVRIWGMLVSSLVTAVAVSFLGIIGFVGLVCPHMVRRMIGGDNRFLLPASMLLGAILLLASDTVARLILAPHLLPVSILTAFMGAPVFLVLIIRGYAK; translated from the coding sequence ATGCACCTGATGCACGGCACCCGGCATGAGGCGTATTCCCGCTACGTGGGCCGCAAGGCCGCAATGCTCATGCTGGCCGGGGTCCTGCTTGCCCTGGTTTCTCTTGTCAGCATTTCCAAAGGCGCGGCCAACCTGCCCATTCAGGAGGTGGCCAAGGTCCTGCTGGGCTATGATGTGGCCAAACGATACGAACTCATTGTCTGGAATATTCGCCTGCCCCAGGTGCTGGCCGCCATTGTCGCCGGCGCGGGATTGTCCCTTTCCGGAGCGGTCATGCAGTCGGTCCTGCGGAATCCCTTGGGATCTCCCTTTACCCTGGGCATTTCCCACGCAGCCGCCTTTGGCGCCGCCTTTGCGGTAATGATCCTTGGATCGGGAACCATGGCCAGTTCCCAGGTCGGTGCGATAACCATATCCAATCCATATGTAACAACGGGAATGGCGTTCATTTTTTCCATGGCCGCTTCGGGATTGATTGTGGGGATATCGCGCATGCGAGGGGCCACTCCGGAAATCATGGTGCTCTGTGGGGTGGCATTGGGGGCCCTGTTCACCGCGGGGACCATGTTCCTGCAGTTCTTTGCCGACGATGTCCAGCTTGCGGCCATGGTTTTCTGGACGTTTGGAGACGTCGGACGGGCCTCGTGGTCGGAGTTGGGGGTGCTGTCGGTCATCACGCTCACCGCCTCGGCCTACTTTCTGATCAATTCCTGGAATTACAACGCCGTGGATGCCGGAGACGAAACTGCTCAGGGGTTGGGCGTCCGGGTGCAGCGTGTGCGCATCTGGGGCATGCTGGTATCCTCTCTGGTCACTGCCGTGGCCGTTTCCTTTTTAGGCATCATCGGCTTCGTGGGCCTGGTCTGCCCCCATATGGTCAGGCGGATGATCGGTGGCGATAACCGTTTTCTGCTGCCGGCTTCCATGCTCCTCGGAGCCATCCTGCTGCTTGCCTCCGATACCGTGGCCCGGCTTATCCTGGCCCCGCATCTGCTGCCCGTTTCCATCCTTACGGCCTTTATGGGAGCGCCGGTTTTCCTGGTTTTGATCATCAGAGGATATGCAAAATGA
- a CDS encoding ABC transporter ATP-binding protein: MILEVNGVKFGYNGKAILKDVQLGVKKGEMLVILGPNGVGKTTLLRCINAILKPKTGTIMVDGRDVLKMEPRAIARRVGYVAQYQARTRMTAFDAILMGRKPHLRFRTSEKDLHMVDGAIKMLGLEELAMRHIDEMSGGELQKVAVGRALVQEPRLLLLDEPTSSLDLKNSMNILSLIKRVVREHRVSAVMTMHNLNSALRFADKFVFLKGGKIHSAGKIGEVTEEMIEEVYDIPVEILHHKGRPLVVPLN; encoded by the coding sequence ATGATTCTGGAAGTGAACGGCGTAAAATTCGGGTATAACGGAAAGGCTATTCTGAAAGATGTGCAGTTAGGCGTCAAAAAGGGCGAAATGCTCGTGATCCTGGGGCCCAATGGCGTGGGCAAAACCACCCTGTTGAGATGTATCAACGCGATTCTCAAACCCAAAACCGGAACCATTATGGTGGATGGCAGGGACGTGTTGAAAATGGAGCCCAGGGCCATCGCCCGCCGGGTGGGCTATGTGGCCCAGTACCAGGCCAGAACCCGTATGACCGCTTTTGATGCCATACTCATGGGAAGAAAACCCCATCTGCGTTTTCGTACGTCGGAAAAGGATCTTCACATGGTGGACGGGGCCATTAAAATGCTGGGTCTGGAGGAACTGGCCATGCGGCATATCGATGAAATGAGCGGTGGCGAACTGCAAAAAGTTGCCGTTGGCAGGGCATTGGTCCAGGAGCCGCGTCTGCTTCTACTGGATGAGCCGACCAGCAGCCTGGATCTCAAAAACAGTATGAACATCCTTTCGCTTATCAAACGCGTCGTACGGGAGCATCGTGTCAGCGCAGTCATGACCATGCATAATCTCAATTCGGCCCTTCGGTTCGCAGATAAGTTTGTCTTCCTCAAAGGAGGGAAAATTCATTCGGCTGGCAAAATCGGGGAAGTTACTGAAGAAATGATAGAAGAAGTATACGACATCCCCGTGGAAATTCTCCACCACAAAGGCCGTCCGTTGGTGGTGCCGCTGAACTGA
- a CDS encoding DUF2059 domain-containing protein: MRLKILQLAIVFLVLPLTTTAQDSKEALLQDLYGKSGLEEQIVQLPMVIQVGFDQVAATDDRLKAIPRIVIGEIRASIETVFAPENIKRAILGECREKLSIDDLKKVLAWLDSPLGRKFTQLEEAASTPEKYTEMQQFAQTLQKSPPLPERLEIIGRLDDAVKATETSVEVAMNTQLAITIAIVASLPKEQQPAYDNLAAVVEQTRPQIEGAMRAQTIVSLLYTYRNVTETELDQYIEFASSPTGKNYHDAAVSGLKKALLEGSYSWGETIADILTHATSKTEV, translated from the coding sequence ATGCGTTTGAAAATCTTGCAGCTGGCTATCGTTTTTTTGGTTCTACCCCTTACAACAACAGCACAAGACAGCAAGGAAGCGCTCTTGCAGGATCTGTATGGCAAATCCGGCCTGGAGGAGCAGATCGTGCAATTGCCGATGGTCATTCAGGTCGGTTTTGACCAAGTCGCTGCAACCGACGACCGTTTGAAAGCAATTCCCCGAATTGTCATCGGAGAAATCCGGGCGTCCATAGAAACGGTCTTTGCACCGGAAAATATCAAAAGAGCCATATTGGGTGAATGCAGAGAAAAACTGAGTATTGATGACCTGAAAAAGGTACTGGCATGGCTTGACTCGCCTTTAGGTCGTAAATTTACCCAACTGGAGGAGGCCGCTTCGACACCCGAAAAATATACCGAGATGCAGCAATTCGCGCAGACACTTCAAAAATCGCCGCCGTTGCCGGAACGATTGGAAATCATAGGGCGATTGGATGATGCCGTAAAAGCTACGGAGACCAGCGTGGAAGTGGCGATGAACACCCAGCTTGCCATCACCATAGCCATTGTTGCCTCGCTGCCGAAGGAGCAACAGCCAGCATATGACAATCTGGCTGCGGTTGTCGAACAAACCCGTCCTCAGATAGAAGGTGCGATGCGCGCCCAGACAATCGTTTCTTTGCTTTATACGTATAGAAACGTTACAGAGACGGAGCTTGACCAATACATCGAATTCGCATCTTCTCCAACGGGTAAAAATTACCATGATGCCGCTGTATCGGGTTTGAAAAAGGCGCTTCTGGAAGGAAGCTACTCGTGGGGAGAAACCATTGCCGATATTCTCACGCACGCTACAAGCAAGACCGAGGTATAA
- a CDS encoding aldehyde ferredoxin oxidoreductase family protein → MYGFFKKALSVDVSNRTHRVESLDETLLRTCMGGKGLGTRLLLDHNPVGVDPLSPANHLILALGPATDSPLHGSCRHGIYSKSPLTGLYAESYSGGSAAIAMSRAGFDAFLISGMAESPIWLEISDQGVFFHPANDLWGLDTFETEAVLRKKVAAKSPGILVIGPAGENCVRFAVIKNDGWRVAGRTGMGAVLGSKKIKAVVFHGSASRPFADPQRIKAYARQMLKDLKNHPAAEAYRNHGTPMMVDVLNNAGGFPSRYWSQGSVQQRENINAQSIKDRCRPRPTACRTCFLACGKSIEVQQGRHQGLKLEGPEYETIYAFGGLCMIEEIEEIVFLNDLCDRMGLDTMTAGNLAALAIEARRRGKIDLEIDYNQPDQIAALLKKIVIRQDVGGLLAEGIRPASEELGLEDLAVHVKGLEPSGYDPRALKGMGLAYAVADRGACHLRTTFYKPELAGMIAPDQIEDKAALFIDFEDRCTLFDTLILCRFYRDLYPWEELGKMLALTTGEQLEKPDLQALAARVTDSARRFNLQEGLRITDDWLPKRLLNEALPDGRRITEADLRQLIDDYYRLRGWRENGHLPATDA, encoded by the coding sequence ATGTATGGTTTTTTTAAAAAGGCCCTAAGTGTCGATGTAAGCAACCGGACCCATCGGGTGGAATCCTTGGACGAGACGTTGCTTCGCACATGTATGGGGGGCAAGGGACTGGGCACCCGACTGCTGCTGGACCACAACCCTGTTGGCGTGGATCCGTTGTCGCCGGCCAACCATCTCATACTGGCCTTAGGACCGGCCACGGACAGCCCCCTGCACGGCTCCTGCCGGCACGGCATCTATTCCAAATCGCCACTGACCGGACTGTACGCCGAATCCTATTCCGGCGGGAGTGCGGCGATCGCCATGAGCCGGGCCGGCTTCGACGCTTTTCTCATCAGTGGTATGGCTGAAAGCCCGATCTGGCTGGAGATCTCCGACCAAGGGGTTTTTTTCCATCCAGCCAACGATCTTTGGGGGCTCGATACCTTCGAAACCGAAGCCGTCCTCCGCAAGAAAGTGGCGGCCAAATCACCCGGTATTTTGGTGATCGGACCGGCAGGAGAAAATTGCGTTCGTTTTGCAGTGATTAAAAACGATGGTTGGCGGGTTGCCGGCCGCACGGGTATGGGAGCGGTCCTGGGTTCCAAAAAAATCAAAGCCGTCGTCTTCCACGGCTCCGCGAGCAGACCGTTTGCCGACCCTCAAAGAATCAAGGCCTACGCCCGACAGATGCTAAAGGATCTTAAAAATCATCCCGCGGCGGAAGCCTACCGCAACCACGGAACCCCCATGATGGTGGATGTCCTCAACAATGCCGGGGGGTTTCCCAGTCGGTACTGGTCCCAGGGTTCGGTGCAGCAACGGGAGAATATCAACGCCCAGAGCATCAAAGACCGCTGCAGGCCAAGGCCGACGGCCTGCCGGACCTGTTTCCTGGCCTGCGGCAAATCGATCGAGGTTCAGCAGGGCCGCCATCAGGGGCTGAAACTGGAAGGGCCGGAATACGAGACCATTTATGCCTTCGGCGGATTGTGTATGATCGAAGAGATCGAGGAAATCGTTTTTCTCAACGATTTGTGCGATCGAATGGGACTGGACACCATGACTGCCGGCAATCTGGCAGCCTTAGCCATTGAAGCCCGACGGCGCGGGAAAATCGATCTGGAGATCGACTACAACCAGCCCGACCAGATTGCGGCCCTGTTGAAAAAAATTGTCATACGCCAGGATGTAGGCGGCCTTCTGGCAGAAGGGATCCGGCCGGCCAGCGAAGAACTCGGTCTCGAAGATTTGGCGGTGCACGTCAAAGGGCTGGAGCCTTCCGGATACGACCCGAGGGCTCTCAAAGGCATGGGACTGGCCTACGCCGTTGCCGACCGGGGCGCCTGTCATCTGCGGACGACCTTTTACAAACCGGAATTGGCTGGTATGATCGCTCCTGACCAGATCGAGGACAAGGCCGCTTTGTTCATTGACTTCGAAGACCGCTGCACACTTTTTGACACCTTGATACTGTGTCGTTTCTATCGGGATCTGTATCCCTGGGAAGAACTCGGTAAAATGTTGGCGCTGACTACCGGCGAGCAGTTGGAGAAACCGGACCTGCAGGCTTTGGCGGCGCGGGTCACCGACAGCGCAAGACGCTTTAATCTGCAAGAGGGCCTTCGCATTACGGACGACTGGCTGCCCAAACGCCTGCTAAACGAGGCCCTGCCCGATGGAAGGCGCATCACCGAAGCGGATTTGCGGCAGTTGATCGACGACTACTACCGGCTTCGGGGGTGGCGCGAAAACGGGCATCTGCCGGCAACCGACGCATGA
- the gabT gene encoding 4-aminobutyrate--2-oxoglutarate transaminase, with translation MSGRNQELLEKRNQHVPQGPFNITTAFIKEARGAIMVDVDGRELIDFAGGIGVNNVGHCHPKVVAAIQDQAAKFIHTCFHVAMYEPYVDLAERLNALAPGDDPKMTLFANSGAEAVENAVKVARYATKRPAVICFDNAFHGRTLLTMTLTSKVKPYKFGYGPYAPEVYRMPYAYCYRCPFGLTHPSCGTACANYLEEFFISHVAAEQTAAVIAEPIQGEGGFITPPPEYFSTLKTICEKHGILLIVDEVQTGAGRTGTFFAIDHWGVVPDIVTMAKSFAGGMPLSAVIGRAELMNASHAGGLGGTYGGNPIACRAALAVAEILIEDGLMDRAVALGETLKARFDEIARRYEIVGDVRGKGPMLAMELVEDRETKTPAADKAKAVVSRCFEKGLVLLSCGNFGNVIRTLMPLVITDEQLEKGLGILEESLAEISGS, from the coding sequence ATGTCAGGCCGAAACCAGGAATTGCTCGAAAAACGCAACCAACATGTTCCCCAGGGGCCGTTCAACATCACCACCGCCTTTATCAAGGAAGCCCGCGGTGCGATCATGGTGGACGTGGACGGCCGAGAACTGATCGATTTTGCAGGTGGAATCGGCGTGAACAATGTGGGGCACTGCCACCCCAAGGTGGTCGCCGCCATCCAGGACCAGGCCGCCAAGTTCATCCACACCTGCTTTCACGTGGCCATGTACGAACCGTACGTGGATCTGGCCGAACGTCTGAACGCCCTGGCACCCGGGGATGACCCCAAGATGACCCTGTTTGCCAACAGCGGCGCCGAGGCGGTGGAAAACGCCGTCAAGGTCGCCCGCTACGCCACCAAGCGTCCCGCCGTTATCTGCTTCGACAACGCGTTCCACGGGCGTACGCTGCTGACCATGACCCTGACCAGCAAGGTCAAACCCTACAAGTTCGGATACGGACCCTATGCACCGGAAGTCTATCGGATGCCTTACGCCTACTGCTACCGCTGTCCTTTCGGCCTCACCCATCCATCGTGCGGCACGGCCTGCGCCAACTATTTAGAGGAGTTTTTCATCAGCCATGTGGCCGCCGAGCAGACGGCCGCGGTGATCGCCGAACCCATCCAGGGGGAGGGCGGGTTCATCACCCCGCCACCCGAATATTTTTCCACGCTCAAAACCATCTGCGAAAAGCACGGAATTCTTCTGATCGTTGACGAAGTGCAGACCGGCGCCGGGCGGACCGGCACGTTTTTCGCCATTGACCATTGGGGCGTGGTGCCTGACATCGTGACCATGGCCAAGAGCTTCGCCGGAGGAATGCCCCTGTCGGCGGTAATCGGGCGGGCCGAGCTGATGAACGCGTCCCACGCGGGCGGTCTGGGGGGCACGTATGGCGGCAATCCCATCGCCTGCCGGGCCGCGCTGGCCGTGGCTGAAATCCTGATCGAGGACGGCTTGATGGACCGGGCGGTGGCCCTGGGCGAGACGCTGAAGGCACGCTTCGACGAGATCGCCCGACGCTATGAGATCGTCGGTGACGTGCGCGGCAAAGGCCCCATGCTGGCCATGGAACTGGTCGAAGACCGCGAAACCAAAACACCGGCTGCTGACAAGGCCAAGGCAGTCGTCAGCCGCTGCTTCGAAAAGGGACTGGTTCTGCTTTCCTGCGGAAATTTCGGCAACGTCATCCGCACGCTCATGCCCCTGGTTATCACTGACGAACAGTTGGAAAAGGGACTGGGCATACTGGAAGAAAGCCTTGCTGAAATTTCCGGCTCCTGA
- a CDS encoding sigma 54-interacting transcriptional regulator: MKPADKKCTPQAAANIDALLLSKRIDEQVVRSWRLFAKALLNATGNAIFVVNPSGTVVISNRRVQKSLGLFPGSLLATTWPDFWPYARKALEKRENFKRLPVQAGDASYLGRLAPIVHQGALIGLLCVLEDRTELEKTTRKMLSFQELSRELDAIIASSDDGLWSSDGNGTILRINAASERLNRIKAADVVGRNVDDLVDEGLIDTSVTRKVLQTRRRENILQQTRSGRRLMLTGNPVFNSKGELIRVVVNERDITEINALREELELQVAKNDQIQRHMQEMQVVDPDSGKMIARSANIVRAFGQARKVSQVDSTVLVTGETGTGKGVIANLIHRFSARADRPLIHVNCGAIPETLVESELFGYEKGAFTGAASRGKPGYFELADTGILFLDEVAELPIASQVKLLRFLEDGKVTRVGGTVAKTLDVRVICATHRDLESMTAQGEFRLDLYYRLNVVPIAVPPLRERESCKLPLVRHFISYFSTKFKDAIPLRISRRAMDALLAYHYPGNVRELMNICERLVVMAEAHRIGVDDLPAAITGPLSPQNGCRTEMLEAGETLPRTMAAIERQLILQALEKYGTQAKAAQALGINQSTIARKLKRSIQAGTGAIDMHRCIF, encoded by the coding sequence ATGAAGCCTGCCGATAAGAAATGCACCCCACAAGCAGCGGCCAACATCGACGCGCTCCTGTTGTCGAAACGGATCGACGAGCAAGTGGTCCGCAGCTGGCGCCTGTTCGCCAAGGCGCTGCTAAACGCAACCGGCAACGCCATTTTCGTTGTCAATCCATCGGGAACCGTGGTCATTTCCAACCGCCGGGTGCAAAAATCACTTGGACTGTTCCCGGGCAGCCTGTTGGCCACGACCTGGCCCGATTTCTGGCCTTACGCCCGCAAGGCGCTGGAAAAGCGTGAAAACTTTAAGCGGCTGCCGGTTCAGGCCGGCGATGCCTCCTACCTTGGCCGCCTGGCACCCATTGTCCACCAGGGTGCTCTGATTGGCTTGTTGTGCGTGCTGGAAGACCGCACCGAACTGGAGAAGACCACCCGCAAGATGCTTTCTTTCCAGGAACTGAGCCGGGAGCTGGATGCCATCATCGCCTCCAGCGATGACGGGCTGTGGAGCAGCGACGGAAACGGCACCATCCTGCGCATCAACGCTGCTTCCGAACGGCTCAATCGCATCAAGGCCGCAGACGTGGTGGGGCGCAATGTGGACGACCTCGTGGACGAAGGCCTCATCGACACTTCGGTCACCCGCAAGGTGCTGCAAACCCGCCGGCGCGAGAACATCCTGCAACAAACCCGCTCCGGCCGGCGGTTGATGCTGACCGGCAATCCGGTCTTCAATTCGAAAGGGGAACTGATCCGGGTGGTGGTCAACGAACGGGACATCACCGAAATCAATGCGTTGCGGGAAGAGCTGGAACTCCAGGTAGCCAAGAACGACCAAATCCAGCGGCACATGCAGGAGATGCAGGTCGTCGATCCGGACTCGGGGAAGATGATTGCCCGCAGTGCCAACATCGTGCGCGCCTTTGGCCAGGCCCGCAAGGTCAGCCAGGTGGATTCGACGGTCCTGGTTACCGGTGAAACCGGCACCGGCAAAGGCGTCATCGCCAATCTGATCCATCGCTTTTCCGCCCGGGCCGACCGCCCCCTGATCCACGTCAACTGCGGCGCGATTCCCGAAACCCTGGTGGAAAGCGAACTGTTCGGCTATGAAAAAGGCGCTTTCACCGGAGCTGCCAGCCGCGGCAAGCCCGGCTATTTCGAGCTGGCCGATACCGGCATTCTCTTTCTTGACGAGGTGGCCGAACTGCCCATCGCCTCCCAGGTCAAGCTGCTGCGCTTTCTGGAAGACGGAAAGGTGACGCGGGTGGGCGGCACCGTTGCCAAAACGCTGGATGTGCGGGTCATCTGCGCGACTCACCGCGACCTGGAAAGCATGACCGCCCAAGGGGAATTCCGGCTGGACTTATATTATCGCCTGAACGTCGTCCCTATCGCCGTGCCGCCGCTCCGCGAGCGCGAGTCATGCAAGCTGCCTCTGGTAAGGCACTTCATCTCCTATTTCAGTACCAAGTTCAAGGACGCCATTCCCCTCCGGATCAGCCGCCGGGCCATGGACGCCCTGCTGGCCTACCACTACCCGGGCAACGTCCGCGAACTGATGAATATCTGCGAACGGCTGGTGGTCATGGCCGAGGCCCATCGCATCGGTGTCGACGACCTGCCCGCCGCCATCACTGGCCCCCTGTCGCCTCAAAATGGTTGCCGTACGGAGATGCTGGAAGCGGGCGAGACCCTGCCCAGGACCATGGCCGCCATCGAACGGCAGCTCATCCTCCAGGCCCTGGAAAAATACGGCACCCAGGCCAAAGCCGCCCAAGCCCTGGGCATCAATCAGTCAACCATCGCCCGCAAACTCAAACGGAGCATCCAGGCCGGAACAGGGGCTATCGATATGCACCGCTGCATTTTTTAA